Genomic segment of Arachis stenosperma cultivar V10309 chromosome 4, arast.V10309.gnm1.PFL2, whole genome shotgun sequence:
CGCCGGCTCCGATGGTCTTCGCCACTACGCTCTCGTCACGCCCAAAGGTCTCTGGCCTTCTCCGGCCTCCGACGGCGTTGACATGTCAAAATACAAGCTTAGGGTGGGTGATTTCGTCCACGCTTTTTCGTCGCTGATTATTTTCGCCATCTTGGGTTTGCTTGATACGAACACGGTGCGTTGTTTCTACCCTGGCTTTGAGTCGTCGGAGAAGGTTCTGGTGCAGGTTCTGCCGCCGGTGATTGGAGCGGTTACGAGTGCTGTGTTTGTTATGTTCCCTGATAACCGCCATGGTATAGGGTACCCTACCAGCGAGGACCCTAATGACGTTACTGATAAAAATTCCAAGgcctaattaataattaataagataTTTATGTTATGTTTAGGGTAATTATTATTCACATATAAACGTATCTT
This window contains:
- the LOC130974216 gene encoding protein DMP2-like, whose translation is MSNNSSMSTKALNSLGNLIKLLPTGTVFMFQFLIPIVTNSGHCTTLNKYLTAALLVICAFNCVFASFTDSYAGSDGLRHYALVTPKGLWPSPASDGVDMSKYKLRVGDFVHAFSSLIIFAILGLLDTNTVRCFYPGFESSEKVLVQVLPPVIGAVTSAVFVMFPDNRHGIGYPTSEDPNDVTDKNSKA